In the genome of Leeuwenhoekiella sp. MAR_2009_132, one region contains:
- a CDS encoding glucoamylase family protein, producing the protein MRLFLIGLVLLSLPGCKDSKTESQNQEVVTTTSDSLSDEALLDTVQKQTINYFWEGANKNSGLAAERIHLDGIYPSNDKNVVTIGGSGFGFMALIAGTERGFIPKDSAFARFQKMVNFLEKADRFHGAWPHWLDGTTGKVKPFSKFDDGGDLVETAFLVQGMLTVAEYYRDGNEQEQALVAQIEKMWEEVEWDWYTQGKNTLYWHWSPNVGWKMNFPVGGYNEALIMYVLAAASPTHPISKEVYEQGWALNGKIAKDTTAYGLRTVLNHFEHDDEAIVGPMFWAHYSYLGLNPKGLSDQYGDYWKLNVNHAKIQYEYALENPKGYKGYGPEVWGMTSSYSMKGYDGHRPGNDLGVISPTAALSSMPYTPTESQAFLRNMYTNLDTLVGKYGPYDAFSLQDDWYLPRYLAIDQGPIPVMIENYRSGLLWDLFMKNEDVLEGLQKLGFESPYLKPEND; encoded by the coding sequence ATGCGTTTATTTTTAATTGGATTGGTTCTTTTATCCCTGCCAGGATGTAAAGATTCTAAAACTGAGAGTCAGAATCAAGAGGTCGTAACCACGACCTCTGATTCTCTTTCTGACGAAGCATTACTAGACACCGTTCAAAAACAAACTATTAACTACTTCTGGGAAGGAGCAAACAAGAACTCGGGGCTTGCCGCAGAGCGTATACATCTAGATGGCATTTACCCTTCAAACGACAAAAATGTAGTTACCATAGGCGGTAGTGGTTTTGGCTTTATGGCCTTAATTGCGGGTACAGAACGCGGTTTCATCCCTAAAGACTCCGCTTTTGCCCGTTTTCAAAAAATGGTAAACTTCTTAGAAAAAGCAGATCGTTTTCACGGGGCGTGGCCACATTGGCTAGATGGTACAACCGGCAAGGTTAAACCATTCAGCAAATTTGATGATGGTGGTGATCTTGTAGAAACTGCATTTTTAGTACAGGGGATGCTTACTGTAGCTGAGTATTACCGTGATGGAAATGAGCAAGAACAAGCTTTAGTTGCTCAAATTGAAAAAATGTGGGAAGAAGTAGAATGGGACTGGTATACTCAAGGTAAAAACACCTTGTACTGGCACTGGTCACCTAATGTGGGTTGGAAGATGAACTTCCCCGTGGGTGGTTATAATGAAGCTCTAATAATGTATGTATTGGCTGCTGCCTCTCCTACTCACCCTATTTCAAAAGAAGTCTATGAACAAGGCTGGGCTTTGAATGGTAAGATTGCGAAAGACACAACTGCTTATGGATTGCGTACCGTTCTAAATCACTTTGAGCACGATGACGAAGCTATTGTAGGCCCTATGTTCTGGGCACATTATTCGTATTTAGGTTTAAACCCAAAAGGATTATCAGACCAATATGGCGACTATTGGAAACTCAATGTGAACCATGCTAAAATTCAATATGAGTATGCCTTAGAAAACCCAAAGGGTTATAAAGGCTATGGCCCAGAAGTTTGGGGAATGACATCTAGCTATTCTATGAAAGGTTATGACGGGCATCGCCCCGGCAATGATCTGGGTGTAATTTCTCCTACTGCAGCTTTATCATCTATGCCATATACACCTACTGAAAGTCAGGCATTTTTACGCAATATGTACACAAATTTAGATACGCTGGTTGGCAAATACGGCCCTTACGATGCATTTAGTTTACAGGATGATTGGTACCTGCCACGCTACCTGGCGATTGATCAGGGTCCTATTCCGGTAATGATCGAGAATTACAGAAGTGGTTTGTTGTGGGATTTATTTATGAAAAATGAAGACGTCCTAGAGGGACTTCAAAAACTCGGATTTGAAAGTCCGTATTTAAAACCAGAAAATGACTAA
- a CDS encoding RagB/SusD family nutrient uptake outer membrane protein, whose amino-acid sequence MKYTYKIALLSMFTAATITSCDDFVEEVEIVDPVAEGSAENFQPEEFLTGVYGMHTEFAYAFSYLGITDMISDNSDKGSSPTDSGADKRVLDELTFTTSSGSVTSMWTQWYKTVGRASQTIEFTEAYEGESSAPKERVIGEAKFLRALNYFWLVRSFGAVPLQHIDLVERAPAADVYAYIEQDLTDAIAALPLKSDYAAQDLGRATKGAAQGLLAKVYLYQKKWQQAADMANTVITSNQYDLEPDYATVWRASTENGPESLFEIQARGEIPQHGVQQYSQTQGTRGGSNGMGWGFNTPSKNLEDAFNAEGDVIRRDATIIFAGETLFDGRFIDEGVENPRYNEKAYSSANGGQGDGDKNIRVLRFSEILLIRAEALNELGQSAAALTPLNRVRSRVSLPAVTTTDQAALRPLIWKERRLELAMEHDRWFDLIRTGQAKAAMAADGKTFIEGKHELFPIPNNQLVQTPEMTQNPGW is encoded by the coding sequence ATGAAATACACCTATAAAATAGCCCTGCTTAGCATGTTTACAGCAGCGACAATCACCAGTTGTGATGACTTTGTTGAAGAAGTTGAGATCGTAGATCCTGTGGCAGAAGGCAGCGCAGAAAACTTTCAGCCTGAAGAATTTTTAACCGGAGTTTACGGGATGCATACTGAATTTGCTTATGCATTCTCCTATCTGGGAATTACCGATATGATTTCTGATAATTCAGATAAAGGAAGTTCGCCTACAGATAGTGGAGCCGATAAACGTGTTCTAGATGAATTGACATTTACCACTTCATCGGGGTCTGTGACTTCTATGTGGACGCAATGGTATAAAACCGTAGGTCGTGCTTCACAAACTATTGAATTTACCGAGGCTTATGAAGGAGAATCTTCAGCACCCAAAGAGCGAGTAATTGGTGAAGCAAAATTTTTAAGAGCTCTTAACTATTTTTGGTTAGTACGTTCTTTTGGAGCAGTACCGCTTCAGCATATAGACTTAGTTGAACGCGCTCCTGCTGCAGACGTGTATGCGTATATTGAGCAGGACCTTACCGATGCAATTGCTGCACTACCGCTTAAAAGTGATTATGCTGCGCAAGACTTAGGTCGCGCAACTAAAGGGGCTGCACAAGGCTTACTTGCAAAAGTATATTTATATCAGAAAAAGTGGCAACAAGCTGCAGATATGGCTAATACTGTAATTACTTCTAATCAGTATGATTTAGAGCCAGATTATGCTACAGTATGGAGAGCATCTACAGAAAATGGTCCTGAGTCTTTATTTGAAATTCAAGCTCGTGGAGAAATTCCTCAGCATGGTGTTCAGCAATATTCTCAAACTCAAGGAACCCGTGGTGGATCTAATGGTATGGGATGGGGCTTTAATACACCTTCAAAAAATCTGGAAGATGCTTTTAATGCCGAAGGAGATGTAATACGTAGAGATGCAACCATAATTTTTGCAGGAGAAACTTTATTTGACGGAAGATTTATAGACGAAGGTGTTGAGAACCCGCGCTACAATGAGAAAGCTTATTCTTCGGCAAATGGAGGTCAGGGTGATGGCGATAAGAATATTCGTGTATTGCGCTTTTCTGAGATTCTTTTAATTAGAGCTGAAGCTTTAAATGAACTGGGGCAAAGCGCTGCTGCCTTAACACCACTTAACCGTGTTAGATCTCGCGTTTCGTTACCTGCAGTTACAACTACAGATCAAGCTGCATTACGACCATTAATCTGGAAAGAACGCCGCTTAGAATTAGCTATGGAACACGATCGCTGGTTTGATTTAATACGTACAGGACAAGCTAAAGCGGCAATGGCAGCAGACGGCAAAACCTTTATTGAAGGCAAACATGAGTTGTTTCCTATACCTAACAACCAGTTAGTACAAACTCCGGAAATGACACAAAACCCAGGTTGGTAA
- a CDS encoding SusC/RagA family TonB-linked outer membrane protein produces MKLKITFLLLLTLITFGVTAQETKTVTGTVIDTRKVPLPGAEVKVVNKDNYAVTDFDGNFSLEVTEGDQVRVTYLGFKAQTFSITKDATYNITLQDDSNELEEVVVVGYGNQKKSDITGAIVSVKSEEITKQPATSALTSVQGKVAGVNIITNDAPGSSPTVLMRGLGTAEGGRTPLYIVDGQPLSDIRSINPNDIESIDFLKGASYANIYGIRAANGVILVTTKKGKQGKAVFSFESYYGAKTVLNQVKMANAQQYTQYFNEESAANGGFLLQDNQQYDTDWYDELLQTGTIQNNSFSVSGANENIDYFLSYNLYQEKGILEGQEYRRGTIRSNNTYHLFNDRFRVIQNLNVAYTYETPKPFGAFSTAYRKSPLVPVRYDNGRFGQSLVNQQTGVVGFQTAPGETLGRLNSHGNPVSQVYYEDTYINTTSLQGQIATEFDITDDLMLTTRFGATKFYSTNHSYSDIRDQWLNNNPTRTEAQFEAGRIPNADGNVSTEFANNSYSISRVESYRWNVEGFLTYTKEFDKHNLSATLGLSRENYEGGEFTSSQAYDVRPERSLRNFNTRTSQLFNDNVGGDTYQSTNLQSYFGRVEYNYDQRYYVRGVIRRDGTSDFITGDSNFFGYFPAVSLGWTMTNEAFMENNGVLDNLKFFAGWGKLGNQSVPINIQRINTSDGSSNTNYVFGPAQSLILGAAVGSPAQPLSWEVTEEFEAGFDFALLDRRLSGTIDYYNRLNTNAILSVKPLLNSQYSANFFDEAAEISNSGFEFLVNWRDQIGSDFSYNVGLNFSTNENKVQNVKPAYDGAIGGSLGNGRITKRLAEGQPIFAWWMYEADGVWQTQEEIDANTSLGSAAPGHLRYVDQNEDGVIDDRDKKYFGSYIPTYNYGINLGANYKNFDLSVSGFGVGGNKVYNGLYSTRIGGENITEDIFNKRWTGAGSTNSDPGADRDVEASSYYLEDGSYFRINNITLGYTLPEISIISSARIYVTLQNPFMITDYSGFTPELNQNGDPTSTTGIELSAYPNTKSFILGANFKL; encoded by the coding sequence ATGAAACTTAAAATAACATTTCTGTTATTGCTGACGCTTATTACATTTGGTGTAACTGCGCAGGAAACAAAAACAGTTACGGGAACTGTAATAGACACCCGAAAAGTTCCTTTACCGGGAGCAGAAGTGAAGGTTGTTAATAAAGACAACTATGCAGTAACCGATTTTGACGGTAATTTTTCTTTAGAAGTAACTGAAGGAGATCAGGTACGTGTTACCTATTTAGGTTTTAAAGCTCAAACGTTTTCTATAACTAAAGACGCTACTTATAACATTACGTTGCAGGATGATTCTAACGAACTTGAGGAAGTCGTGGTTGTTGGATACGGAAATCAGAAAAAATCTGATATAACCGGTGCAATTGTTTCTGTTAAAAGTGAAGAAATCACAAAACAGCCTGCTACCTCTGCACTAACATCTGTACAGGGTAAAGTTGCGGGTGTAAATATTATCACAAATGACGCCCCGGGATCTTCTCCTACCGTATTGATGCGTGGTTTAGGTACAGCAGAAGGAGGTAGAACGCCTCTATATATTGTAGATGGGCAACCTTTAAGCGATATACGTAGTATTAACCCAAATGATATAGAAAGCATAGACTTTTTAAAAGGTGCATCTTATGCTAACATCTACGGTATACGTGCAGCAAATGGTGTTATTTTAGTAACTACCAAAAAAGGGAAACAAGGTAAAGCCGTTTTTTCTTTTGAATCATATTATGGTGCTAAAACTGTGCTAAACCAGGTAAAAATGGCTAATGCGCAGCAATACACACAATACTTTAATGAAGAAAGTGCTGCAAATGGCGGTTTCTTATTACAAGATAACCAGCAGTATGATACAGACTGGTATGACGAATTATTACAAACAGGAACCATTCAAAATAATAGTTTCTCTGTTTCAGGTGCAAACGAAAACATTGATTACTTCTTAAGCTATAATTTATATCAGGAAAAAGGGATTTTAGAAGGTCAGGAGTATCGTCGTGGTACCATACGTAGCAACAATACCTACCATTTGTTTAATGACCGCTTTAGAGTTATTCAAAATTTAAACGTTGCTTATACTTATGAGACTCCAAAACCATTTGGAGCATTTAGCACAGCATACCGCAAGTCTCCGTTAGTTCCTGTGCGTTATGATAACGGTCGTTTTGGTCAGTCATTGGTTAATCAACAAACCGGTGTTGTAGGGTTTCAAACTGCACCAGGCGAAACTTTAGGTCGTTTAAACTCTCACGGAAACCCGGTTTCTCAGGTTTACTATGAAGATACGTATATAAATACTACAAGTTTACAAGGGCAAATAGCCACCGAGTTTGATATTACAGATGATTTAATGTTGACTACCCGTTTTGGAGCTACTAAGTTTTATTCAACAAATCATAGCTATTCAGACATTAGAGATCAATGGTTAAATAATAACCCTACAAGAACTGAAGCTCAGTTTGAAGCAGGACGAATTCCTAATGCAGATGGTAATGTTTCTACTGAATTTGCAAATAACTCATACAGTATTAGCCGGGTTGAATCGTATCGCTGGAATGTAGAAGGGTTTCTTACCTATACTAAAGAATTTGACAAACACAATCTGAGCGCTACCTTAGGTTTGAGTCGTGAAAACTACGAAGGTGGTGAATTCACAAGCTCACAGGCCTATGACGTAAGACCAGAACGCAGCTTACGTAATTTCAACACCAGAACAAGTCAGTTATTTAATGACAATGTAGGTGGTGATACCTATCAGAGCACTAATCTACAATCCTATTTTGGTCGTGTAGAATATAATTACGATCAGCGATATTATGTACGTGGAGTAATTAGAAGAGATGGTACTAGTGATTTCATTACCGGTGACAGTAATTTCTTTGGCTATTTCCCGGCAGTAAGTTTAGGATGGACGATGACTAACGAGGCGTTTATGGAAAATAATGGCGTGCTTGACAACCTTAAATTCTTTGCAGGATGGGGTAAATTAGGAAACCAGTCTGTGCCTATTAACATTCAACGAATTAATACCAGCGATGGTAGTAGCAATACAAATTATGTTTTTGGCCCTGCTCAAAGTTTAATACTGGGCGCTGCAGTAGGTTCTCCTGCTCAACCCCTATCCTGGGAGGTTACCGAAGAATTTGAAGCCGGTTTTGATTTCGCTTTATTAGACCGAAGATTATCAGGTACGATAGATTACTACAACCGTTTAAATACCAATGCTATTTTGAGTGTTAAGCCCTTACTTAACTCACAGTATTCAGCAAACTTTTTTGACGAGGCTGCCGAAATTTCTAATAGCGGTTTTGAATTCTTAGTAAACTGGAGAGATCAAATAGGATCTGATTTTAGCTATAACGTAGGTCTTAATTTTTCTACAAACGAGAATAAAGTACAAAACGTAAAACCGGCGTATGATGGTGCGATAGGTGGAAGTTTAGGAAACGGCCGTATTACAAAACGTCTTGCAGAAGGTCAACCCATATTTGCATGGTGGATGTATGAAGCAGATGGTGTGTGGCAAACTCAGGAAGAAATTGATGCTAACACTTCTTTAGGTAGTGCTGCTCCGGGTCACTTACGTTATGTAGACCAGAATGAAGATGGTGTTATAGACGATCGGGATAAAAAATACTTTGGTTCTTACATTCCAACCTATAATTACGGTATAAACCTGGGCGCTAACTATAAAAACTTTGATCTAAGTGTTTCTGGTTTTGGCGTAGGTGGCAATAAAGTGTACAATGGTCTTTACAGCACCCGTATAGGTGGTGAAAATATAACCGAAGATATCTTTAATAAACGATGGACAGGTGCAGGATCAACCAATTCTGACCCAGGTGCAGATCGTGATGTAGAAGCTTCTTCGTATTACTTAGAAGATGGTTCTTATTTTAGAATTAACAACATTACGCTGGGTTACACACTACCTGAAATATCTATCATCAGCAGTGCCCGCATTTACGTGACCTTACAAAACCCATTTATGATTACAGACTATTCAGGGTTTACTCCAGAATTAAATCAGAATGGAGATCCTACCAGTACAACAGGTATTGAACTTTCAGCATACCCTAATACCAAGTCCTTTATTCTTGGAGCTAATTTCAAACTTTAA
- a CDS encoding LuxR C-terminal-related transcriptional regulator — protein MRVLAQNFLPPVTSYSSSDYDAASQNWGLSTDEDGTLYAANNEGLLRFDGQRWEVFTLPNKTIIRSVFCLGDRIYTGSYEEFGYWEKDDYGSLNYTSLSKLIKTKYANEEFWQISAWENTIIFRSFGNLYCYTGENIRTFKPQEIITALSVVDRRLLLGTNSGGILEFDGGVFKPITTTKLNQTSIIELVTYKDFNLAGTRTQGIFSLKNGSLEPWGSDALTRFLQINELNKIEVFNDDLLIIGTVKGGIIYYNPKSQTLRNHYRQNGLQNNTVLSLHKDQRKIWIGLDNGIDVIIPDAPIQYLLDNTGQLGAVYDIASFKGELYVGSNTGVHKITDTGIYFIPGSQGQVWSFTEIEERLFVNHNLGLYELKGNQLERVTGPSGSYSLTSISETNLFLNNTYNGLKYFNPNANALNDAPIAETDGAPVEHVIFEDKKYFWAAHPYKGFYRAQLDNTNTKLLNKESFNKTADLVASKTKIHKIEGEIAFYNAGNWYRYNSINDNLEDFTDLKNYQSYALINNQNNKYWFKNQNGNGLVYTNFINDSIYVYEPLLEDRVIKNYEKVIERNDSIYFITLNEGFGRINLQELHKNTKQTNSQQPLLNRLQTSAAILKLNAASYEIPFNEASRVRFDIAAPALHKPMFYYTLSNGMSAYFSGALEFQNLSAGNYTLKVWPLINGQKGSNPLEVEFTIKRPWYLSNLMIVIYVLSVFGIIILIGLYNKRKLNHHRKELEERLIKEQERKTQLAERNNLLQEINTKRKELANTTYLAAKRNSSLIDIKNELEDVKNSGINPKKVSTIQNKINHIIDTKDNWKVFETTFKEINDDFFHQLLEDHPTLSSKDLKLCAYLKMNLTTKEIAPLMAISVRGVEIHRYRLRKKLNINSGKNLSKYLIKNY, from the coding sequence ATGAGGGTATTAGCGCAAAATTTTTTACCTCCAGTCACCAGCTACAGCAGTAGTGATTATGATGCTGCCAGTCAAAACTGGGGATTGAGTACAGATGAAGATGGTACATTATACGCGGCAAATAATGAAGGATTATTGCGCTTTGACGGGCAACGCTGGGAAGTATTTACACTTCCTAATAAAACCATCATTCGATCTGTTTTTTGTCTGGGAGATCGCATTTATACCGGTTCTTATGAGGAGTTTGGCTATTGGGAAAAAGACGATTACGGTTCGCTAAACTATACCTCACTTTCAAAATTAATTAAAACAAAATATGCTAATGAAGAATTTTGGCAAATAAGTGCGTGGGAGAATACCATTATATTTAGATCGTTTGGAAATCTCTACTGCTACACAGGTGAAAACATTAGAACTTTTAAGCCACAAGAGATTATTACCGCTTTAAGCGTAGTAGATAGAAGATTGCTTTTAGGCACTAATTCTGGCGGGATCCTTGAATTTGACGGTGGTGTTTTTAAACCAATTACTACCACCAAACTCAATCAAACATCAATAATAGAATTAGTTACTTATAAAGATTTTAATCTTGCAGGCACACGTACTCAAGGTATTTTTTCACTTAAAAACGGTTCTCTAGAACCCTGGGGTAGCGATGCTCTTACACGCTTTCTTCAAATAAATGAACTTAATAAAATAGAAGTCTTTAACGATGACCTTCTTATAATAGGCACAGTTAAAGGTGGTATTATTTATTACAATCCTAAATCACAAACTCTCAGAAATCACTACCGTCAAAACGGCTTACAAAACAATACGGTGTTATCGCTGCATAAAGATCAACGTAAAATCTGGATAGGTCTTGACAATGGTATAGATGTAATTATTCCTGATGCACCTATACAATACTTATTAGATAATACCGGGCAATTGGGTGCGGTGTACGATATCGCATCTTTTAAAGGTGAATTGTATGTGGGCAGCAACACCGGCGTACACAAAATTACCGATACCGGAATTTACTTTATACCCGGCTCCCAAGGACAGGTATGGAGTTTTACGGAGATTGAAGAAAGGCTGTTTGTAAACCACAACCTGGGCCTCTATGAATTAAAAGGAAATCAGTTAGAGCGGGTTACCGGGCCATCAGGAAGTTATAGTCTTACCTCTATTTCTGAAACAAACTTGTTTTTAAACAACACTTACAATGGCTTAAAATATTTTAACCCTAATGCAAATGCACTAAACGATGCTCCTATTGCCGAAACAGATGGTGCCCCTGTAGAACACGTAATTTTTGAAGATAAAAAGTATTTCTGGGCTGCGCATCCCTACAAAGGCTTTTATCGTGCACAGCTTGACAACACAAACACCAAACTACTAAACAAGGAATCCTTTAATAAAACCGCAGATCTCGTTGCTTCAAAAACTAAAATACATAAAATTGAAGGTGAGATTGCCTTTTACAATGCCGGCAACTGGTACCGTTATAACAGCATTAATGATAATCTGGAAGACTTTACAGACTTAAAAAATTACCAATCGTACGCGCTCATAAATAATCAAAATAATAAGTACTGGTTTAAAAATCAAAATGGAAATGGCCTGGTATATACAAACTTCATCAATGATAGTATTTATGTTTATGAACCCTTACTTGAAGACCGCGTAATTAAGAATTATGAAAAGGTAATTGAACGCAACGACAGTATTTATTTTATTACGCTTAATGAAGGCTTCGGAAGAATAAATCTTCAGGAATTACACAAAAACACAAAACAAACTAACTCACAACAACCACTTCTCAATCGCCTTCAAACATCAGCGGCTATTTTAAAACTGAATGCTGCCAGTTATGAAATTCCGTTTAATGAAGCTTCTCGTGTACGCTTTGACATTGCTGCGCCGGCCCTGCACAAGCCTATGTTTTATTATACCTTATCAAATGGGATGAGTGCCTATTTTTCGGGAGCATTAGAATTTCAAAATTTATCAGCAGGAAATTATACCTTAAAAGTCTGGCCACTTATTAATGGTCAAAAAGGATCAAATCCTTTAGAGGTAGAATTTACAATTAAGAGACCCTGGTATTTGTCTAATTTAATGATCGTGATTTACGTACTCAGTGTTTTTGGTATCATTATTTTGATTGGTCTTTATAATAAACGAAAATTAAACCACCATCGTAAAGAACTCGAGGAACGCCTTATAAAAGAACAGGAGCGTAAAACCCAACTTGCAGAACGCAATAACCTACTACAAGAGATCAATACAAAGCGTAAAGAACTGGCCAATACTACTTATCTGGCAGCAAAAAGAAACAGCAGCCTTATTGATATTAAAAATGAACTGGAAGATGTAAAAAATTCGGGTATCAACCCAAAGAAAGTATCTACCATTCAAAATAAAATTAATCACATCATAGATACCAAAGACAACTGGAAAGTATTTGAGACCACTTTTAAAGAAATTAATGATGACTTCTTTCATCAATTATTAGAAGATCATCCTACATTAAGTTCTAAAGATTTAAAGTTATGTGCGTACTTAAAGATGAATTTGACGACTAAAGAAATTGCTCCTTTAATGGCAATTTCTGTTCGTGGAGTAGAAATTCACAGATACCGTTTACGTAAAAAACTAAACATAAATAGTGGTAAGAATTTATCAAAATATCTGATTAAAAATTACTAA
- a CDS encoding MFS transporter: MKSLIYFLKHNYKSASFGWSLTFLSSFGQTFLISLYVPELLKTFKISEGTFGSIYALGTVIASVILISVGHTIDHKPVKKVVFLNIVGLIASCLILSISTHHISLLILAMIGLRLTGQGMMSHISQTVMSRYYGANRGKALSIAALGFPMGEALFPICITTLILTFGFEFAAQASAAILLLYLLFLSFKDLSYFDEQSQVAKRPGFKMLAKDFGTILKDKRFSVLMPSTFMLSFTSTAIFLYQYTFVEEKGWSVSLYAAFFTGYAITRFLMSIVGGLWVDKFTAKKLYRFFLIPQALGLLPFAFMESIWGALLFLIMTGITTGVAGTVKSAVLAEVYGTQKLGAVNSLFSMAMILSTALAPLLIGFLIDQSVAFPYLILTLFGLLVLAIVNSQRLSQIQPADVTNE; encoded by the coding sequence GTGAAAAGCCTTATTTATTTTTTAAAACACAATTATAAATCGGCAAGTTTTGGGTGGTCGCTTACCTTTCTATCCAGCTTCGGACAAACGTTTTTAATATCGCTTTATGTACCCGAACTGCTTAAAACCTTTAAGATTTCTGAAGGCACCTTTGGCAGTATTTACGCTTTGGGTACGGTAATCGCTTCGGTCATTTTAATTTCTGTAGGACATACCATAGACCACAAGCCCGTAAAAAAAGTAGTCTTTTTAAATATTGTGGGGCTAATAGCCTCCTGTCTAATTCTTAGTATTTCTACCCATCATATTAGTCTCTTAATTCTTGCAATGATAGGTTTACGCCTTACAGGACAAGGTATGATGAGTCATATTAGCCAGACCGTTATGAGCCGCTATTATGGTGCTAACCGCGGAAAAGCGTTAAGTATTGCGGCTTTAGGATTCCCAATGGGAGAAGCGCTGTTTCCTATTTGCATTACAACACTCATACTCACTTTTGGTTTTGAATTTGCCGCTCAGGCAAGTGCGGCGATTCTTCTTTTATATTTGCTTTTTTTAAGTTTTAAGGACTTAAGTTATTTTGATGAACAATCTCAGGTCGCCAAAAGGCCGGGTTTTAAAATGCTTGCTAAAGATTTTGGGACGATCTTAAAAGATAAACGTTTTAGCGTGCTTATGCCTTCTACATTTATGTTGAGTTTTACTTCTACAGCGATTTTCCTGTATCAATACACCTTTGTTGAAGAAAAAGGCTGGTCAGTTTCATTGTACGCAGCTTTTTTTACCGGCTACGCAATTACCCGATTTTTGATGTCTATCGTAGGTGGGTTATGGGTAGATAAATTTACTGCTAAAAAGCTATATCGGTTTTTCCTGATTCCGCAGGCATTAGGCTTATTACCGTTTGCTTTTATGGAAAGTATCTGGGGTGCCTTACTATTTCTTATTATGACCGGCATTACTACAGGTGTGGCAGGTACCGTAAAATCTGCAGTACTCGCTGAAGTTTATGGTACTCAAAAACTAGGTGCTGTAAACAGTTTATTCTCGATGGCTATGATTTTAAGTACAGCACTCGCGCCTTTACTTATAGGTTTTCTAATAGATCAGAGTGTTGCTTTCCCGTATTTGATACTAACCCTTTTTGGATTACTGGTTTTGGCGATAGTAAATTCGCAGCGCTTAAGCCAAATTCAACCCGCCGATGTAACTAATGAATAG